In a genomic window of Comamonadaceae bacterium OTU4NAUVB1:
- a CDS encoding amidohydrolase family protein — translation MTSATTPPTGPGDGDAGTDAIDCAWVLADPGAAPARADARIRIAPDGRVAGLDALGGAVPGRRLLALPALANAHDHARTFRSATLGAFGQPLEAWLPFLGVVPGLDPYLCAATSFARSARHGVTHLMVHYTRVQGGMPYVDEARAVARAARDVGVRIGFAVAMRDRHGIGYADDAVVLAALRPGVRAAVARRLAAPAVAPAAQLALVDEVAAMVAHEGRGDHVTVQYGPTGVQWCGTPLLEAIARASADTGRPVHMHLLETRHQRDWADAAHPGGIVRFLDDIGLLSPRLTLAHCTWARPGELALLAERGVTVAVNTSSNLGLKSGIAPLPEMLRQGCRVAMGLDGMAFDEDDDALRELRLAHALHRGWGHDTTLTARQLWAFGAGHGPRSVAGAAARAHGRIAVGEPADLVLLDWDALDDDALFPDVDPLDLLLARASGRHVARVVAGGRAIVEDARVLGIDEPALKAELLARARHALAADPAHAAWRDDVKALAEDLAPFYRGAAWGGCCG, via the coding sequence GACGGCCGCGTCGCCGGCCTCGACGCGCTCGGGGGCGCCGTGCCCGGCCGCCGCCTGCTGGCGCTGCCCGCGCTGGCCAACGCGCACGACCACGCGCGCACCTTCCGCAGCGCCACGCTGGGCGCCTTCGGCCAGCCGCTGGAGGCCTGGCTGCCGTTCCTGGGCGTCGTGCCGGGCCTGGACCCGTACCTGTGCGCGGCCACGTCGTTCGCCCGCTCGGCGCGCCACGGCGTGACGCACCTGATGGTCCACTACACGCGCGTGCAGGGCGGCATGCCCTATGTCGACGAGGCCCGCGCGGTGGCCCGGGCGGCGCGCGACGTCGGCGTGCGCATCGGCTTCGCGGTGGCGATGCGCGACCGCCACGGCATCGGCTACGCGGACGACGCGGTCGTGCTGGCGGCCCTGCGCCCCGGCGTCCGCGCCGCCGTGGCGCGTCGGCTGGCGGCGCCGGCGGTCGCGCCGGCCGCGCAGCTCGCGCTCGTCGACGAGGTCGCGGCCATGGTGGCGCACGAGGGCCGTGGCGACCACGTCACCGTCCAGTACGGGCCCACGGGCGTGCAGTGGTGCGGCACGCCGCTGCTCGAGGCCATCGCGCGGGCCTCCGCCGACACCGGCCGGCCGGTCCACATGCACCTGCTGGAGACCCGCCACCAGCGCGACTGGGCCGATGCCGCGCACCCCGGAGGCATCGTCCGCTTCCTGGACGACATCGGCCTGCTGAGCCCGCGCCTGACGCTGGCGCACTGCACCTGGGCGCGGCCCGGCGAGCTGGCGCTGCTGGCCGAGCGCGGCGTGACCGTGGCGGTCAACACCAGCTCCAACCTGGGACTGAAGTCGGGCATCGCGCCGCTGCCGGAGATGCTGCGCCAGGGCTGCCGCGTCGCCATGGGCCTGGACGGCATGGCCTTCGACGAGGACGACGACGCGCTGCGCGAGCTGCGCCTGGCCCATGCGCTGCATCGCGGCTGGGGCCACGACACCACCCTGACGGCGCGCCAGCTGTGGGCCTTCGGTGCCGGCCACGGCCCGCGCAGCGTGGCCGGGGCGGCCGCGCGCGCGCACGGGCGCATCGCCGTGGGCGAGCCGGCGGACCTGGTGCTGCTCGACTGGGACGCGCTGGACGACGACGCCCTGTTCCCCGACGTCGATCCGTTGGACCTGCTGCTCGCGCGCGCCAGCGGCCGCCACGTCGCGCGGGTGGTGGCCGGCGGGCGCGCGATCGTCGAGGACGCCCGCGTGCTGGGCATCGACGAGCCGGCGCTCAAGGCCGAACTGCTCGCGCGCGCGCGCCACGCGCTGGCCGCGGACCCGGCCCACGCCGCGTGGCGCGACGACGTCAAGGCGCTGGCCGAGGACCTCGCGCCGTTCTATCGTGGCGCCGCGTGGGGCGGCTGCTGCGGCTGA
- a CDS encoding DUF3830 family protein — protein MTRIKITAGGLDFVAETHPDAPRTVAAFLALLPYRQKLIHVRWSGEGCWVPLGEFRLETGGAPVGFENHTRHPSVGDILFYPGGYSETEIILAYGACSFASKMGPLAGNHFLTVVEGREHLRALGERVLWRGAQDVVFELA, from the coding sequence ATGACCCGAATCAAGATCACCGCCGGCGGCCTCGACTTCGTCGCCGAGACCCATCCCGACGCGCCACGCACCGTGGCCGCCTTTCTCGCGCTGCTGCCCTACCGCCAGAAGCTCATCCACGTGCGCTGGAGCGGCGAGGGCTGCTGGGTGCCGCTGGGCGAATTCAGGCTGGAGACCGGGGGGGCGCCGGTCGGCTTCGAGAACCACACCCGCCACCCCTCGGTGGGCGACATCCTGTTCTACCCGGGCGGCTACAGCGAGACCGAGATCATCCTGGCCTATGGCGCCTGCAGCTTCGCCAGCAAGATGGGCCCGCTGGCCGGCAACCACTTCCTGACCGTCGTCGAGGGCCGGGAGCACCTGCGCGCGCTCGGCGAGCGGGTGCTGTGGCGGGGCGCGCAGGACGTGGTGTTCGAACTCGCCTGA
- the metH gene encoding methionine synthase, with product MKLSGLEPVAIGDGTLFVNIGERTNVTGSKAFARMILNGQFEEALAVARQQVENGAQVIDINMDEAMLDSKAAMVRFLNLIASEPDIARVPIMVDSSKWEVIEAGLRCIQGKGIVNSISMKEGEDQFRHQARLLRRYGAAAVVMAFDETGQADTYARKVEICQRAYRILVDEIGFPAEDIIFDPNIFAVATGIEEHNNYAVDFIEATRWIKRNLPGAKVSGGVSNVSFSFRGNDPVREAIHTVFLYHAIQAGMDMGIVNAGMVGVYDDLEPVLRERVEDVVLNRRPDAGERLVEVAETAKSGAKDESKRNDWRGTPEAPVSVGDRLSHALVHGITEFIVEDTEEAYRAILARGGRPLHVIEGPLMDGMNVVGDLFGAGKMFLPQVVKSARVMKQAVAHLLPYIEEEKLRDEAAGRDVRTKGKIVIATVKGDVHDIGKNIVTVVLQCNNFEVVNMGVMVPCHEILARAKVEGADIVGLSGLITPSLEEMQYVAGEMQRDDHFRIRKIPLMIGGATTSRVHTAVKIAPHYEGPVVYVPDASRSVSVAQSLLSDQATKYIDELNADYDKVRHQHANKKQVTLWPLARARANRTPVDWNTYVPPVPKFIGRRVFRNFDLTELARYIDWGPFFQTWDLAGPFPAILKDEVVGAEAVRVYADGQRMLKRLIEGRWLSASGIVGFWPANTVNDDDIQLYTDETRTEVAMTWYGMRQQTEKQAIDGVMRPSRCLADFVAPASSGLKDYVGMFAVTAGLGVEKKEKYFVDDLDDYSAIMLKALADRLAEAFAEALHHRVRTDLWGYATGEGLSNEEMIAEKYRGIRPAPGYPACPDHSVKRAMFDVMQCADIGMTLTESLAMTPAASVSGFFLAHPDSTYFNVGKIGHDQLVDQAARRRQPESELERLLAPNLS from the coding sequence ATGAAGCTCTCGGGCCTGGAGCCCGTGGCGATCGGCGACGGCACGCTGTTCGTCAACATCGGCGAGCGCACCAACGTCACCGGCTCCAAGGCCTTCGCGCGGATGATCCTCAACGGCCAGTTCGAGGAAGCCCTGGCCGTGGCGCGCCAGCAGGTGGAGAACGGCGCGCAGGTGATCGACATCAACATGGACGAGGCCATGCTCGACAGCAAGGCCGCGATGGTGCGCTTCCTCAACCTGATCGCCTCCGAGCCGGACATCGCGCGCGTGCCGATCATGGTGGACAGCTCCAAGTGGGAGGTCATCGAGGCCGGCCTGCGCTGCATCCAGGGCAAGGGCATCGTCAACTCGATCAGCATGAAGGAGGGCGAGGACCAGTTCCGCCACCAGGCGCGCCTGCTGCGCCGCTACGGCGCGGCGGCGGTGGTGATGGCCTTCGACGAGACCGGCCAGGCCGACACCTACGCGCGCAAGGTCGAGATCTGCCAGCGCGCCTACCGCATCCTGGTCGACGAGATCGGCTTCCCCGCCGAGGACATCATCTTCGACCCGAACATCTTCGCGGTCGCCACCGGCATCGAGGAACACAACAACTACGCGGTCGACTTCATCGAGGCGACGCGCTGGATCAAGCGGAACCTGCCCGGCGCGAAGGTGTCGGGCGGCGTCAGCAACGTGAGCTTCAGCTTCCGCGGCAACGACCCGGTGCGCGAAGCCATCCACACCGTGTTCCTGTATCACGCGATCCAGGCCGGCATGGACATGGGCATCGTCAACGCCGGCATGGTGGGCGTGTACGACGACCTGGAGCCGGTGCTGCGCGAGCGCGTGGAGGACGTGGTCCTCAACCGCCGTCCCGACGCGGGCGAGCGGCTGGTCGAAGTCGCCGAGACGGCCAAGAGCGGCGCGAAGGACGAGAGCAAGCGCAACGACTGGCGCGGCACGCCCGAGGCGCCCGTGAGCGTGGGCGACCGGCTCAGCCACGCGCTGGTGCACGGCATCACCGAGTTCATCGTCGAGGACACCGAGGAGGCCTACCGGGCCATCCTGGCCAGGGGCGGCCGGCCGCTGCACGTCATCGAGGGCCCGCTGATGGACGGCATGAACGTGGTGGGCGACCTGTTCGGCGCCGGCAAGATGTTCCTGCCGCAGGTGGTCAAGTCGGCCCGCGTGATGAAGCAGGCGGTGGCGCACCTCCTGCCCTACATCGAGGAGGAGAAGCTGCGCGACGAGGCCGCCGGGCGCGACGTGCGCACCAAGGGCAAGATCGTCATCGCCACCGTCAAGGGCGACGTCCACGACATCGGCAAGAACATCGTCACCGTCGTGCTCCAGTGCAACAACTTCGAGGTCGTGAACATGGGCGTGATGGTGCCCTGCCACGAGATCCTGGCGCGCGCCAAGGTCGAGGGCGCGGACATCGTGGGCCTCTCCGGCCTGATCACGCCGAGCCTGGAGGAGATGCAGTACGTCGCCGGCGAGATGCAGCGCGACGACCATTTCCGCATCAGGAAGATCCCGCTGATGATCGGCGGGGCCACCACCAGCCGCGTGCACACGGCCGTGAAGATCGCGCCGCACTACGAGGGCCCGGTGGTCTACGTGCCGGACGCCTCGCGCAGCGTGAGCGTGGCGCAGTCGCTGCTCTCCGACCAGGCGACGAAGTACATCGACGAGCTCAACGCCGACTACGACAAGGTGCGCCACCAGCACGCCAACAAGAAGCAGGTCACGCTGTGGCCGCTGGCCCGGGCGCGCGCCAACCGGACGCCGGTCGACTGGAACACCTACGTGCCGCCGGTGCCCAAGTTCATCGGCCGGCGCGTGTTCCGGAATTTCGACCTGACCGAGTTGGCCAGGTACATCGACTGGGGCCCGTTCTTCCAGACCTGGGACCTGGCCGGGCCGTTCCCGGCCATCCTGAAGGACGAGGTGGTCGGCGCCGAGGCCGTGCGCGTCTACGCCGACGGCCAGCGCATGCTCAAGCGCCTGATCGAGGGCCGCTGGCTAAGCGCCAGCGGCATCGTCGGCTTCTGGCCGGCGAACACGGTGAACGACGACGACATCCAGCTCTACACCGACGAGACGCGCACGGAAGTCGCGATGACCTGGTACGGCATGCGCCAGCAGACCGAGAAGCAGGCGATCGACGGCGTGATGCGCCCGAGCCGCTGCCTGGCCGACTTCGTCGCGCCCGCGTCGAGCGGACTGAAGGATTACGTCGGCATGTTCGCCGTCACCGCCGGGCTGGGCGTGGAGAAGAAGGAGAAGTATTTCGTCGACGACCTCGACGACTACTCGGCCATCATGCTCAAGGCGCTGGCCGACCGGCTGGCCGAGGCCTTCGCCGAAGCGCTGCACCACCGCGTGCGCACCGACCTGTGGGGCTACGCCACCGGCGAGGGGCTGAGCAACGAGGAGATGATCGCCGAGAAGTACCGTGGCATCCGCCCGGCGCCGGGCTACCCGGCCTGCCCGGACCACAGCGTCAAGCGCGCCATGTTCGACGTCATGCAGTGCGCCGACATCGGCATGACCCTGACCGAGAGCCTGGCCATGACGCCGGCGGCCAGCGTCAGCGGCTTCTTCCTGGCGCATCCCGATTCGACCTACTTCAACGTCGGCAAGATCGGCCACGACCAGCTCGTCGACCAGGCCGCGCGGCGTCGCCAGCCCGAATCCGAACTCGAACGCCTGCTGGCACCCAACCTGTCGTAG
- a CDS encoding type 1 glutamine amidotransferase has protein sequence MPQTVAGRLKIGLSACFQHADPSRPLFTNKTLQYVEQSIAHWLMSAGAMVVMVPCPTGATARGDTKLAHYAEWLDGVVMHGGADVWPGSYGEVPLREAWMGDRIRDLYDLALVEAFEQAGKPIFGVCRGLQLINVAFGGTLFQDIETQHPNALRHRDPVSYDQNFHDIELVEGTRLSRMYPGVSHARVNSIHHQGIKDLAPGFEVEAWSYPDRVPEAIRRVAGRTGGGYIAATQWHPEFHRPGSTVSTVDDTAILDDFLGACRSVQAQPQRPHRGVPGKIRDRAARMLRQALLLRRR, from the coding sequence ATGCCACAGACCGTCGCAGGCCGCCTCAAGATCGGCCTTTCCGCCTGTTTCCAGCACGCCGATCCGTCGCGGCCGCTGTTCACCAACAAGACGCTGCAGTACGTCGAGCAGTCGATCGCGCACTGGCTGATGTCCGCCGGCGCGATGGTCGTGATGGTGCCCTGCCCGACCGGCGCCACCGCGCGCGGCGACACCAAGCTCGCGCACTACGCCGAATGGCTGGACGGCGTGGTGATGCACGGCGGCGCCGACGTCTGGCCCGGCAGCTACGGCGAGGTGCCGCTGCGCGAGGCCTGGATGGGCGACCGCATCCGCGACCTCTACGACCTGGCGCTGGTGGAGGCCTTCGAGCAGGCCGGCAAGCCGATCTTCGGCGTCTGCCGGGGCCTGCAGCTCATCAACGTGGCCTTCGGCGGCACGCTGTTCCAGGACATCGAGACCCAGCACCCCAACGCGCTGCGCCACCGCGATCCGGTGAGCTACGACCAGAACTTCCACGACATCGAACTCGTCGAGGGCACGCGGCTGTCGCGGATGTACCCCGGCGTCTCCCACGCGCGCGTCAACAGCATCCACCACCAGGGCATCAAGGACCTGGCGCCGGGCTTCGAGGTGGAGGCCTGGAGCTATCCCGACCGCGTGCCGGAGGCGATCCGCCGCGTCGCCGGGCGCACCGGTGGCGGCTACATCGCCGCGACGCAGTGGCACCCGGAATTCCACCGCCCCGGCAGCACCGTGAGCACGGTGGACGACACCGCCATCCTCGACGACTTCCTGGGCGCCTGCCGCAGCGTGCAGGCCCAGCCCCAGCGCCCGCACCGGGGCGTGCCCGGCAAGATCCGCGACCGCGCCGCGCGCATGCTGCGCCAGGCGCTGCTGCTGCGGCGACGCTGA
- the infA gene encoding translation initiation factor IF-1, which yields MAKEELIEMNGAVTEVLPDSRYRVTLDNGHQLIAYSGGKMRKHHIRILAGDKVSLELSPYDLTKGRITFRHLERRGPPPVNSGNNSQRR from the coding sequence ATGGCCAAGGAAGAACTCATCGAAATGAACGGCGCAGTGACCGAAGTCCTGCCCGACTCGCGCTACCGCGTCACGCTCGACAACGGGCACCAGCTCATCGCCTACAGCGGCGGCAAGATGCGCAAGCACCACATCCGCATCCTGGCCGGCGACAAGGTGTCGCTGGAGCTGTCGCCCTACGACCTGACCAAGGGCCGCATCACGTTCCGCCACCTGGAGCGCCGGGGCCCGCCGCCGGTCAATTCCGGCAACAACTCGCAGCGCCGCTGA
- the dbpA gene encoding ATP-dependent RNA helicase DbpA, translating to MTGSAAGDAAGFAALPLAPQTLANLAQLGYARMTPIQAASLPSALLGHDLIAQAKTGSGKTAAFALALLANLNPRRFAIQAMVLCPTRELADQVTTEIRRLARAEENVKVVTLCGGVALRGQTASLEHGAHIVVGTPGRIMDHLERGSLDLQALNTLVLDEADRMLDMGFLEDIRTVVRQCPPQRQTLLFSATYPEGIAELADRFMKAPRRITVESQHEEGRIVQHWYEVTNGERLHAVSLLLDHFRPQSTLAFCNTKQQCRDLVAVLQAQGFSAMALFGELEQRERDQVLVQFANRSCSVLVATDVAARGLDIAQLEAVINVDVTPDAEVHIHRIGRTGRAGAEGLALNLASMDEMGFVGRIEQLQGRESAWRPLSGLTPGVGEPLRPPMSTLQIVGGRKEKIRAGDVLGALTGEAGFTREQVGKINVNEFSTYVAVDRRIAREAAHRLSTGRVKGKSVKVRLLDDVA from the coding sequence GTGACAGGTTCCGCCGCCGGCGACGCGGCCGGGTTCGCCGCGCTGCCGCTCGCGCCGCAGACGCTCGCCAACCTCGCGCAGCTCGGCTATGCGCGGATGACGCCGATCCAGGCCGCCAGCCTGCCGTCGGCCCTGCTCGGGCACGACCTGATCGCGCAGGCCAAGACCGGCAGCGGCAAGACCGCCGCCTTCGCGCTGGCGCTGCTGGCCAACCTCAATCCGCGCCGCTTCGCCATCCAGGCGATGGTGCTGTGCCCGACGCGCGAGCTGGCCGACCAGGTCACCACCGAGATCCGCCGCCTGGCGCGCGCGGAGGAGAACGTGAAGGTCGTGACGCTGTGCGGCGGCGTCGCCCTGCGCGGCCAGACCGCCAGCCTGGAGCACGGCGCGCACATCGTGGTGGGCACGCCCGGGCGCATCATGGACCACCTCGAGCGCGGCAGCCTCGACCTCCAGGCACTCAATACGCTGGTGCTCGACGAGGCCGACCGCATGCTGGACATGGGCTTCCTCGAGGACATCCGGACCGTCGTGCGCCAGTGCCCCCCGCAGCGCCAGACGCTGCTGTTCTCGGCCACCTACCCCGAGGGCATCGCCGAGCTGGCCGATCGCTTCATGAAGGCGCCTCGGCGCATCACGGTCGAGTCCCAGCACGAGGAAGGCCGCATCGTCCAGCACTGGTACGAAGTGACGAACGGCGAGCGGCTGCATGCCGTGTCGCTGCTGCTCGACCATTTCCGCCCGCAGAGCACGCTGGCGTTCTGCAACACCAAGCAGCAGTGCCGCGACCTGGTCGCCGTGCTGCAGGCCCAGGGCTTCAGCGCGATGGCGCTGTTCGGCGAGCTGGAGCAGCGCGAGCGCGACCAGGTGCTGGTGCAGTTCGCCAATCGCAGCTGCTCCGTGCTGGTGGCCACCGACGTCGCCGCGCGCGGCCTCGACATCGCCCAGCTCGAGGCCGTGATCAACGTCGACGTCACGCCCGACGCCGAGGTGCACATCCACCGCATCGGCCGCACCGGGCGGGCCGGCGCCGAGGGCCTGGCGCTCAACCTCGCGAGCATGGACGAGATGGGCTTCGTCGGCCGGATCGAGCAGCTCCAGGGCCGCGAATCCGCCTGGCGGCCGCTCTCGGGCCTCACGCCGGGCGTCGGCGAGCCGCTGCGCCCGCCCATGTCCACGCTGCAGATCGTCGGCGGGCGCAAGGAGAAGATCCGCGCCGGCGACGTGCTGGGCGCGCTGACCGGCGAGGCCGGGTTCACCCGCGAGCAGGTCGGCAAGATCAACGTCAACGAGTTCTCCACCTATGTGGCGGTCGACCGGCGCATCGCGCGCGAGGCCGCCCACAGGCTGTCCACCGGCCGCGTCAAGGGCAAGTCCGTCAAGGTGCGGCTGCTCGACGATGTGGCCTAA
- a CDS encoding catalase, translating into MAPSSKASAPSSVPASVATAAQAAARNTDSGPAHPAPPGAAAGDLPAQKAADTQTLAAAMPANTNKALEHGMDNALAAPEGLSATPPSRLPTGSTLSESNSSAKVGTVAAEGVNATIGTLDRVRVDSTGQVLTTNQGVKIADNQNSLKAGLRGPALLEDFILREKITHFDHERIPERIVHARGSGAHGFFESYGSLAKYTKASVFAEAGKVTPVFVRFSTVAGERGSKDTARDVRGFAVKFYTDEGNWDLVGNNIPVFFIQDAIKFPDLVHAVKPEPHHAMPQAASAHDTFWDFVSLMPESTHMLLWQMSDRTLPRSYRMMQGFGVHTFRLVNAEGESVFVKFHWQPKLGTHSMVWDEAVKISGADPDFHRRDLWEAIDGGEYPEWELGLQIFTEEQAEGFSFDVLDSTKVIPEELVPVQVVGRMVLNRNPDNFFAETEQVAFCTAHIVPGMDFTNDPLLAGRIHSYVDTQISRLGGPNFHELPINAPIAPVHNNQRDGMHRQAIPRGRVSYEPNSLAGGSPFQAGANQGFQSVARRIDRAESSDKVRGKPEKFADHYTQATLFFESQTPVEQAHIVAAFRFELSKVAVPAIRQRVVAGLVNVSASLAAQVAEGLGIEVPAALPKALETPATPEVDKSPALSLLARPGDGGIRTRKIAILVAHGIDGASAVAVHKALFDAGAVPRFVAPRLGTVKTADGTPIEADATLENSPGFLFDALVLPDGAAGVQLLATDGHTADFVKDQYRHCKTLFALGASQALLTDAGIPLTLPDGTDDPGLILADAADVGAATVAFIAAVGQPRHAARDSDPPLV; encoded by the coding sequence ATGGCTCCATCCAGCAAGGCGTCCGCGCCTTCGTCCGTTCCCGCCTCGGTCGCGACCGCCGCCCAGGCCGCGGCCCGCAACACCGACAGCGGCCCGGCCCATCCCGCGCCGCCGGGCGCCGCCGCCGGCGACCTGCCGGCCCAGAAGGCCGCCGACACCCAGACGCTGGCCGCCGCCATGCCGGCCAACACCAACAAGGCGCTCGAGCACGGCATGGACAACGCCCTCGCCGCGCCCGAGGGGCTGAGCGCCACGCCGCCCTCGCGCCTGCCCACCGGCAGCACGCTGTCGGAGAGCAATTCGTCGGCCAAGGTCGGCACGGTCGCGGCCGAGGGCGTCAACGCCACCATCGGCACGCTCGACCGCGTGCGCGTCGATTCGACCGGCCAGGTGCTCACGACCAACCAGGGCGTGAAGATCGCCGACAACCAGAACTCGCTCAAGGCCGGCCTGCGCGGCCCGGCCCTGCTCGAGGACTTCATCCTGCGCGAGAAGATCACGCACTTCGACCACGAGCGCATCCCCGAGCGGATCGTGCACGCGCGGGGTTCGGGCGCGCATGGCTTCTTCGAGTCCTACGGTTCGCTGGCCAAATACACCAAGGCCTCGGTCTTCGCAGAGGCCGGCAAGGTCACGCCGGTGTTCGTGCGCTTCTCGACCGTCGCCGGCGAGCGCGGCTCCAAGGACACGGCGCGCGACGTGCGCGGTTTCGCCGTCAAGTTCTACACCGACGAAGGCAACTGGGACCTGGTGGGCAACAACATCCCGGTGTTCTTCATCCAGGACGCGATCAAGTTTCCCGACCTGGTCCACGCCGTCAAGCCCGAGCCTCACCACGCGATGCCGCAGGCGGCCTCGGCGCACGACACCTTCTGGGACTTCGTCTCGCTGATGCCCGAGTCGACCCACATGCTGCTGTGGCAGATGAGCGACCGCACCCTGCCGCGCAGCTACCGGATGATGCAGGGCTTCGGCGTGCACACCTTCCGCCTGGTCAACGCCGAGGGTGAATCGGTGTTCGTGAAGTTCCACTGGCAGCCCAAGCTGGGCACGCATTCGATGGTGTGGGACGAAGCGGTGAAGATCTCCGGCGCCGATCCGGACTTCCACCGGCGCGACCTGTGGGAAGCCATCGACGGCGGCGAGTACCCCGAGTGGGAACTGGGCCTGCAGATCTTCACGGAGGAGCAGGCCGAGGGCTTCAGCTTCGACGTGCTCGACTCGACCAAGGTGATCCCGGAGGAACTGGTGCCGGTGCAGGTGGTGGGCCGCATGGTGCTCAACCGCAACCCGGACAACTTCTTCGCCGAGACCGAGCAGGTCGCCTTCTGCACGGCGCACATCGTGCCGGGCATGGACTTCACCAACGACCCGCTGCTGGCCGGCCGCATCCACTCCTACGTGGACACGCAGATCAGCCGCCTGGGCGGCCCCAACTTCCACGAACTGCCGATCAACGCCCCGATCGCGCCGGTGCACAACAACCAGCGCGACGGCATGCACCGCCAGGCCATCCCGCGCGGTCGCGTGTCCTACGAGCCCAATTCGCTGGCCGGCGGCAGCCCGTTCCAGGCCGGTGCGAACCAGGGCTTCCAGAGCGTGGCCCGACGCATCGACCGCGCGGAGTCGAGCGACAAGGTGCGCGGCAAGCCCGAGAAGTTCGCCGACCACTACACGCAGGCCACGCTGTTCTTCGAGAGCCAGACCCCGGTCGAGCAGGCGCACATCGTCGCGGCCTTCCGCTTCGAGCTGTCCAAGGTCGCCGTGCCGGCGATCCGCCAGCGCGTCGTCGCGGGCCTGGTCAACGTCTCGGCCTCGCTGGCGGCCCAGGTGGCCGAGGGCCTGGGCATCGAGGTGCCCGCCGCCCTGCCCAAGGCGCTGGAGACGCCGGCCACACCGGAGGTCGACAAGTCGCCCGCGCTGTCGCTGCTGGCACGCCCCGGCGACGGCGGCATCCGCACGCGCAAGATCGCGATCCTGGTGGCGCACGGCATCGACGGCGCGTCGGCCGTGGCGGTCCACAAGGCGCTGTTCGACGCCGGCGCCGTGCCGCGCTTCGTCGCGCCGCGCCTGGGGACCGTGAAGACGGCCGACGGCACGCCGATCGAGGCCGACGCCACGCTGGAGAACAGCCCGGGCTTCCTGTTCGACGCCCTGGTACTGCCCGACGGCGCCGCCGGTGTCCAGCTGCTGGCCACCGACGGCCACACGGCCGACTTCGTGAAGGACCAGTACCGCCACTGCAAGACGCTGTTCGCGCTGGGCGCGTCGCAGGCGCTGCTGACGGACGCCGGCATCCCGCTGACGCTGCCCGACGGCACGGACGATCCCGGCCTGATCCTGGCCGACGCGGCCGATGTCGGCGCGGCGACGGTGGCGTTCATCGCCGCCGTCGGCCAGCCGCGCCACGCCGCGCGCGACAGCGACCCGCCGCTGGTCTGA
- a CDS encoding transglutaminase family protein, with product MKLKANCTMTVKAGTDCPVVAMLRPRSGMAQWMISERYELEPWVRTVEYVDSYGNLGQRFVIPQGEMRIEVEMVMETEDDIRVLPGAPRTLVEELPDDALLYLLQSRYCPSDKMEGKALEIVGDATPGYDQVEAIRAWIHDNLEYRYGVSNGTTDALDSLAHGAGVCRDFSHIGVALTRALKIPARMVVGYLHRLDPMDMHAWFEAFVDGRWYTFDATQSEPRGGRIVVAYGRDAADVAFVSNYAPLEMGEMKVTVDRVDSDD from the coding sequence ATGAAGCTCAAAGCCAACTGCACCATGACCGTGAAGGCCGGCACCGACTGCCCGGTGGTCGCCATGCTCCGCCCGCGCAGCGGCATGGCGCAATGGATGATCAGCGAACGCTACGAACTCGAACCCTGGGTGCGCACGGTCGAATACGTCGACAGCTACGGCAACCTCGGCCAGCGTTTCGTGATCCCCCAGGGCGAGATGCGCATCGAGGTCGAGATGGTCATGGAGACCGAGGACGACATCCGCGTCCTGCCCGGCGCGCCCCGCACGCTGGTCGAGGAATTGCCCGACGACGCGCTGCTCTACCTGCTGCAGAGCCGCTACTGCCCGTCCGACAAGATGGAGGGCAAGGCGCTGGAGATCGTGGGCGACGCGACGCCGGGCTACGACCAGGTCGAGGCCATCCGGGCCTGGATCCACGACAACCTCGAATACCGCTACGGCGTGAGCAACGGCACCACCGACGCGCTCGACTCGCTGGCCCACGGCGCCGGCGTCTGCCGCGATTTCTCGCACATCGGCGTGGCGCTGACGCGGGCCCTGAAGATCCCGGCGCGCATGGTCGTGGGCTACCTCCACCGGCTCGACCCGATGGACATGCACGCCTGGTTCGAGGCCTTCGTCGACGGGCGCTGGTACACCTTCGACGCCACCCAGTCCGAGCCGCGCGGCGGCCGCATCGTGGTGGCCTACGGACGCGACGCGGCCGACGTGGCCTTCGTCTCCAACTACGCGCCGCTGGAGATGGGCGAGATGAAGGTGACGGTCGACCGGGTCGACTCGGACGACTGA